In a genomic window of Actinomycetota bacterium:
- the trxA gene encoding thioredoxin, with translation MAGKVIELNDGNFEQEVLKSDKPTLVDFWAPWCGPCRMMAPILEEAAEEWEGKIKVCKLNVDEAMSTARNYQIQSIPTMILFEKGEPVKRLVGARPKQAFVEEFRTWLQ, from the coding sequence GTGGCCGGAAAGGTAATAGAGCTCAACGATGGGAACTTCGAGCAGGAGGTGCTGAAGAGCGACAAGCCCACCCTGGTGGACTTCTGGGCCCCCTGGTGTGGTCCCTGCCGCATGATGGCCCCCATCCTCGAGGAGGCTGCCGAGGAGTGGGAGGGCAAGATCAAGGTCTGCAAGCTCAACGTGGACGAGGCCATGTCCACGGCGCGCAACTACCAGATCCAGTCCATCCCCACCATGATCCTCTTCGAGAAGGGGGAGCCGGTGAAGCGCCTGGTGGGAGCGCGGCCCAAGCAGGCCTTCGTGGAGGAATTCCGCACCTGGCTGCAGTGA